From Cecembia calidifontis, one genomic window encodes:
- a CDS encoding sensor histidine kinase — protein MQRKNLRYLILMVASVLTVLVLQFFWLKSVYNDYKTSLKQEAALLFANTVTDMLDSLVLRKMTPVFIPGMPDTAFIRPLQIGKKTTQDTIRSFRIEIRQGENEAGTKGRVNRQIQVISSGENVPLDSLRSVVRPLMLGLDSLGEGKKFTFRLDEETLSPEEIESTFEKALIARGYEVNAKVRKYHIEEPLSQLPKNVIDLKEIRIPFGTRIQGYLYNYQVFLYKKMIVPSLFALLVVLFISWSMLAMYRNMLKQQRLNLLKNDIISNITHELKTPVATVAIVLESLENFGSQQKEALRKEYIQIAKNELKRLTQMAENILTSSLLEKEQKVSFKPIELDVLLEEKIQSFKPILDHQNFEFQYIKEGKNFSIIGDWEKLGLVIFNLLDNAVKYSKEEKNIQVKLRESGGKIILQIQDKGIGIPEAYQKEIFEKFIRVPQQDVHDVKGYGLGLAQVAEIIRLHDGKISLESKVGQGSVFTLQFQQV, from the coding sequence ATGCAACGAAAAAACCTCCGCTACTTGATACTTATGGTGGCCAGTGTCCTGACGGTCCTGGTGTTGCAGTTTTTTTGGCTTAAATCTGTTTACAATGATTACAAGACAAGTCTAAAACAGGAGGCCGCCTTATTGTTTGCCAACACAGTCACTGACATGTTAGATTCATTGGTGCTCCGGAAAATGACTCCTGTTTTTATACCAGGTATGCCGGATACTGCTTTTATCAGACCTTTGCAAATAGGAAAAAAAACCACGCAGGATACTATAAGATCCTTTAGAATTGAAATCAGACAGGGCGAAAATGAAGCTGGGACCAAAGGTCGAGTCAACAGACAAATTCAGGTCATTTCCAGTGGGGAAAATGTACCCCTTGATTCGCTCAGGTCAGTTGTTCGTCCCTTAATGCTTGGTCTGGACAGTTTGGGGGAGGGTAAAAAATTCACTTTCAGATTGGATGAAGAAACGCTGTCTCCTGAAGAAATAGAATCTACTTTCGAAAAGGCACTAATTGCGAGAGGTTATGAGGTAAATGCAAAGGTAAGAAAATATCATATAGAAGAGCCTTTATCCCAATTGCCAAAAAATGTCATTGATCTCAAGGAAATAAGGATTCCATTTGGCACAAGGATACAGGGATACTTATATAATTACCAAGTATTCCTTTATAAAAAAATGATTGTGCCATCTTTATTCGCATTGTTGGTAGTACTGTTTATAAGCTGGTCGATGTTAGCCATGTACAGGAACATGCTTAAGCAACAAAGGCTCAACCTTCTCAAAAATGATATTATCAGCAATATCACGCATGAATTGAAAACCCCGGTGGCAACAGTAGCCATCGTTCTAGAGTCTTTGGAAAACTTTGGAAGCCAACAAAAAGAAGCTTTAAGGAAAGAATATATTCAAATTGCCAAAAACGAACTGAAAAGACTTACCCAAATGGCAGAAAATATCCTTACTTCCAGTCTTTTGGAAAAAGAGCAAAAGGTAAGTTTTAAACCCATCGAATTGGATGTGCTGCTGGAGGAAAAGATCCAGTCATTTAAACCCATTTTGGATCACCAAAATTTTGAATTTCAGTACATCAAAGAAGGAAAGAATTTTTCTATAATTGGGGATTGGGAAAAACTTGGACTCGTCATTTTTAATTTGTTGGACAATGCTGTCAAATACAGCAAGGAGGAAAAAAATATTCAAGTGAAATTACGGGAATCTGGGGGAAAAATCATCCTTCAGATTCAAGATAAAGGGATTGGGATACCGGAAGCTTACCAAAAGGAAATTTTTGAAAAATTCATCAGGGTACCACAACAGGATGTACATGATGTTAAAGGATATGGTTTGGGCCTCGCCCAGGTAGCAGAAATTATCCGCTTACATGATGGGAAAATTTCCCTTGAGTCCAAAGTGGGACAAGGATCTGTTTTCACCCTTCAATTTCAACAAGTATGA
- a CDS encoding response regulator transcription factor: MTRILYVEDEPALGKIVKESLQSRNYEVLMAEDGISALKLFPDSKVDICVLDIMLPKMDGYTLALSIRKLSPQIPILFLTAKSQVDDVVKGFQSGGNDYLKKPFSLEELIVRIENLLMLTNGQKQQAKQEIIFGKFVFNPSRYELKDPEGAVKRLSYKEAGILSLLLENANQTTERKEILMSLWGDDSYFNSRNLDVYITKLRDYLKADPQVEIITIKGIGYYFSV; the protein is encoded by the coding sequence ATGACCAGAATATTGTATGTAGAAGATGAGCCTGCATTGGGAAAAATTGTGAAAGAAAGCCTTCAAAGCAGAAATTATGAGGTTCTCATGGCAGAAGACGGAATCAGTGCACTTAAATTATTTCCCGATTCCAAAGTTGACATCTGCGTATTGGACATTATGCTTCCCAAAATGGATGGCTACACCTTGGCATTGTCTATCAGAAAATTGTCCCCTCAGATCCCAATTTTATTCTTAACCGCCAAAAGTCAGGTAGATGATGTAGTGAAGGGTTTTCAATCCGGTGGCAATGATTATCTCAAAAAGCCATTCAGCTTGGAAGAATTGATCGTCAGGATAGAAAATCTCCTGATGTTGACCAATGGTCAAAAACAACAGGCGAAGCAGGAAATCATTTTCGGGAAATTTGTTTTCAATCCAAGCCGATATGAGTTAAAAGACCCAGAAGGAGCGGTTAAAAGACTGTCTTACAAAGAAGCGGGAATTTTATCCCTATTGCTGGAAAATGCCAATCAAACCACTGAAAGAAAAGAAATTTTGATGAGTTTATGGGGAGATGACAGCTATTTCAATTCAAGAAATCTGGATGTATATATCACCAAACTAAGAGACTATCTGAAGGCTGATCCACAAGTTGAGATCATCACCATCAAAGGAATAGGTTATTATTTTTCGGTGTAA
- a CDS encoding bile acid:sodium symporter family protein — translation MTKLRDTLRRVGLNTFFLLLIGMIFLAKIFPEWGTADSPLPLKAITGAGISIIFFFYGVKLSPQKLWEGLANWKLHIVVQATTFLIFPLVVLLFYAFFGEEGSYLWLGTFYLAALPSTVSSSVVMVSIAGGNLPAAIFNASISSMVGIFITPIWMDIMLPETSVSFDLTDTFIKLSFQVLFPVIIGLLLHHRLIGFVNKYQTALKNFDQGIILLIVFTAFAESFAEDMFAGQSTWALIGLSVLMLVFFGFMLVLMYFISVGFRFSREDTITVMFCGSKKSLVQGAVMGRVMFPDPVVFGVILLPLMIYHALQLMAGSALAQRLGENKK, via the coding sequence ATGACAAAACTCAGAGATACCCTTCGAAGAGTTGGGTTGAATACTTTTTTCCTTTTACTGATCGGGATGATTTTTTTGGCTAAGATTTTTCCTGAGTGGGGAACAGCAGATAGTCCGCTTCCTTTAAAAGCCATTACAGGTGCAGGAATTTCTATTATCTTCTTTTTTTATGGGGTCAAGTTGAGCCCTCAAAAATTATGGGAAGGGTTGGCCAATTGGAAATTGCACATAGTGGTTCAGGCAACTACTTTTTTGATTTTCCCCTTAGTGGTATTGCTATTTTATGCCTTTTTTGGAGAGGAGGGGAGTTATCTTTGGTTGGGAACCTTTTATTTGGCAGCATTGCCTTCTACTGTTTCTTCTTCGGTTGTCATGGTCTCCATCGCTGGAGGGAATCTACCCGCAGCTATTTTCAATGCCAGCATTTCCAGTATGGTGGGCATCTTCATCACGCCTATTTGGATGGACATCATGTTGCCAGAGACCTCTGTATCCTTTGATCTTACAGATACTTTTATCAAGTTGAGTTTTCAGGTATTGTTTCCTGTAATCATTGGTCTTTTACTCCATCACCGATTGATCGGTTTTGTCAATAAATACCAAACGGCCTTAAAAAACTTCGATCAGGGGATTATTTTATTAATTGTATTTACTGCTTTTGCTGAATCATTTGCCGAGGATATGTTTGCAGGTCAGAGCACCTGGGCCTTAATTGGTCTAAGTGTACTGATGCTGGTATTTTTTGGATTCATGCTGGTCCTGATGTACTTCATTTCGGTTGGGTTCAGGTTTTCCAGAGAAGATACGATTACAGTTATGTTCTGTGGAAGCAAAAAATCATTGGTTCAGGGGGCTGTCATGGGCAGGGTGATGTTTCCGGATCCGGTCGTTTTTGGTGTGATCTTGCTGCCTTTGATGATATATCATGCATTACAGTTGATGGCAGGCTCAGCCTTGGCCCAACGTTTAGGTGAAAACAAAAAATAG
- a CDS encoding TrmH family RNA methyltransferase has protein sequence MLSKNTLKFIKSLQQKKFRKEEQSFFVEGSKNVTELLQSDFEVTHLLFTEKFASEFHHFIPDSGVALFEVSQKELENAGTFQSNDSALAVAKIKDNIPFDLKSNEWAIALDDVRDPGNLGTILRIADWYGINKLLISNESADIYNPKVLHASMGSFTRVAFFYTDLEAYFTKSNPVIYGAFLEGENIYDVNFGDGGIILMGNESNGISHKIGKQVNRKISIPKYGHAESLNVAIATSIICDNIRRQEHIQSKRLR, from the coding sequence ATGTTAAGCAAAAATACGCTTAAGTTTATTAAATCCTTGCAACAGAAAAAATTCCGTAAAGAGGAACAGTCTTTTTTTGTCGAAGGCTCAAAAAATGTAACGGAATTGCTTCAGTCAGATTTTGAGGTCACCCATCTTTTATTTACCGAAAAGTTTGCAAGTGAATTTCATCATTTTATTCCTGACTCAGGGGTAGCACTTTTTGAAGTCAGTCAAAAAGAGCTTGAAAATGCAGGAACTTTTCAATCCAATGACAGTGCTTTGGCTGTTGCAAAGATAAAAGACAACATACCATTTGACTTAAAGTCAAATGAATGGGCAATTGCTTTGGACGATGTAAGGGATCCTGGCAACCTGGGCACTATCCTTAGAATAGCCGATTGGTATGGAATCAATAAACTCTTGATTTCCAATGAATCGGCAGATATCTATAATCCAAAAGTGCTGCATGCCAGTATGGGGAGTTTTACCAGGGTAGCATTTTTCTACACAGATTTGGAAGCCTATTTCACCAAGTCGAACCCTGTGATCTATGGTGCTTTTTTGGAAGGGGAGAATATTTACGATGTAAATTTTGGCGATGGAGGAATCATTCTGATGGGCAATGAATCCAATGGCATCAGTCACAAAATTGGCAAGCAGGTAAATAGGAAAATCTCCATTCCGAAATATGGACATGCAGAATCATTGAATGTGGCAATTGCTACATCCATTATCTGCGACAACATCAGAAGACAGGAACATATCCAATCTAAACGCTTAAGATAA
- a CDS encoding BamA/TamA family outer membrane protein — translation MILISSCSLTKGLKEGEYLLYDIDVHGNKLTNKNDLLSLARQDPNTRIPLLNTSIGVSLYRFGEWTYDSLKPLEKKARYEQERLELLRLETTSEGLSKKQQKRLNKVNNILSSLNKKIEFGNFFMRTGNPRVILDSAKTEESRRQMANFLLNNGFFDAKTDFEVKTKRKKAYVTYLIEENSPYLVDTFYTRSDDENIYLILENSANKSNIKLSSRYDQSAITRERQRVEDILKDNGYYTFSRSYIEYNVYKDTVEKKVDIEQVIRKPVFADKHQVFFLDSVYFSIDPPSTEFFDEGKKSTYRDINFEFYEDKYSEKIIASRIFLNKGDLYKRTDVIETQRQLANLDLFRFVNIAFDTLGNVLRPKIFTQPNQKYLVTNQLGASITEQVPGPFFSHSLRNRNLFRGAEIFEFFFRAGLEGVVSATGEGGVFRSRELNTSASVIFPQFLFPFNQSSLQKFGRYNPNTRTLIGYNYVNRPEYIRESVNGIVAYNWNTRNLRQQYTFNVLDANFIRSNLNRDFRQLLEDLQNQGNNLINSFLPSYVSSISGQVIINFNQYGLFQKNRASLWRIFLESGGTTLNFFNEDFINNRNLAYFQFLKFQSDFRRYIPLSRNQTFAYRLNLGMARPYGISNGVLPYEKYFFAGGSTGIRAWQPRRLGPGSFTPETLEDGTFDYRFEQPADILFEGMFELRSKLYGYFDGAFFIDLGNSWTFQEDLTRPGANFEFDRFWREIAVGTGLGLRMDFDFLVFRLDMGVKAVDPARPIGERFILGNFFKSFLGARGQTVFNIGIGYPF, via the coding sequence ATGATTTTAATTTCTTCCTGTTCTTTGACCAAAGGACTGAAAGAAGGGGAATATTTACTGTACGATATCGATGTTCACGGGAATAAGCTGACAAATAAAAATGATCTTTTGAGCCTGGCAAGACAGGATCCAAATACCAGAATTCCATTGCTCAATACCTCCATTGGCGTTTCTCTGTACAGATTTGGGGAATGGACCTATGATAGCCTGAAGCCTTTGGAAAAAAAAGCCAGATATGAACAAGAAAGGCTTGAGCTTCTCCGTCTTGAAACTACCTCGGAAGGTCTTTCCAAAAAGCAGCAGAAAAGACTGAACAAGGTGAATAATATCCTCAGTTCATTGAATAAAAAAATTGAGTTTGGAAATTTTTTTATGAGGACTGGTAATCCAAGGGTCATATTGGACAGTGCAAAAACGGAGGAAAGCCGAAGACAAATGGCCAATTTCCTCTTAAACAATGGTTTTTTTGACGCCAAAACAGATTTTGAGGTAAAGACCAAAAGGAAAAAGGCATATGTTACGTACTTGATTGAAGAAAACAGTCCTTATTTGGTGGATACTTTTTATACCCGATCCGATGATGAAAATATCTATCTCATTCTTGAAAATTCTGCTAATAAATCCAATATTAAACTTTCCAGTCGGTATGACCAATCTGCCATAACCAGAGAAAGACAAAGGGTGGAAGATATTCTTAAGGATAATGGATATTATACCTTTTCAAGGTCATATATCGAATATAATGTCTATAAAGACACAGTTGAAAAAAAAGTTGATATTGAGCAAGTAATCCGAAAACCGGTATTTGCTGATAAACACCAGGTATTTTTTCTGGACTCAGTGTATTTTTCCATTGACCCTCCTTCCACCGAATTCTTCGATGAAGGAAAAAAGAGTACCTACAGGGATATCAACTTTGAATTTTATGAGGATAAATATTCTGAAAAAATCATAGCCTCCAGGATCTTTTTAAATAAGGGAGACCTTTATAAGCGTACAGATGTCATCGAAACACAAAGGCAATTGGCCAACCTTGATTTGTTCAGGTTTGTGAATATTGCCTTTGATACCTTAGGCAACGTACTTAGGCCTAAAATTTTTACCCAGCCAAACCAAAAATATCTGGTAACCAATCAATTGGGTGCAAGCATTACAGAACAGGTCCCTGGCCCGTTTTTTAGCCATTCTTTAAGAAACAGAAACCTGTTTAGAGGTGCAGAAATATTTGAATTTTTTTTCCGTGCGGGTTTGGAAGGAGTGGTATCTGCAACCGGTGAAGGGGGTGTATTCCGCAGCCGGGAATTGAACACTTCTGCGTCGGTAATTTTTCCTCAGTTCTTATTTCCATTTAATCAAAGTTCCCTTCAAAAATTTGGTCGGTATAATCCCAATACAAGGACTTTAATTGGTTACAATTACGTAAACAGACCAGAATACATCAGGGAAAGTGTCAATGGAATCGTTGCGTACAACTGGAATACCAGAAACCTCAGGCAACAATACACTTTCAATGTGCTGGATGCCAACTTTATCCGGTCCAACCTCAACAGGGATTTCCGTCAATTGTTGGAAGATTTGCAAAACCAGGGAAATAACCTGATCAATTCTTTCCTGCCTTCTTATGTGAGCAGTATTTCAGGGCAGGTTATCATCAATTTTAATCAATATGGGCTGTTTCAAAAAAACCGCGCTTCCTTATGGAGAATTTTCCTGGAAAGCGGCGGAACAACCCTGAATTTCTTTAATGAGGATTTTATCAATAACCGAAATTTGGCTTACTTTCAATTTTTAAAATTCCAGTCCGATTTCAGGAGATATATTCCCCTATCAAGGAACCAAACATTTGCTTACAGGCTGAATCTTGGAATGGCAAGGCCTTATGGCATCAGTAATGGTGTCTTACCTTACGAAAAGTATTTCTTTGCAGGAGGTAGTACGGGTATCAGGGCCTGGCAACCCAGACGTTTGGGACCGGGATCTTTTACCCCCGAAACATTGGAAGACGGAACATTTGATTACCGTTTTGAGCAGCCAGCGGATATTCTTTTTGAAGGCATGTTTGAACTTCGTTCAAAACTGTATGGGTATTTTGATGGGGCATTTTTCATTGATTTGGGAAACAGCTGGACTTTTCAGGAAGATTTAACCAGACCAGGTGCCAATTTTGAATTTGACCGGTTTTGGAGGGAGATAGCTGTAGGAACAGGATTAGGATTGAGGATGGATTTCGATTTCCTTGTTTTCAGGTTGGACATGGGGGTCAAGGCTGTAGATCCTGCCAGACCCATCGGGGAAAGATTCATTTTGGGTAATTTCTTTAAGAGTTTCCTTGGAGCAAGGGGACAAACTGTATTCAACATTGGTATAGGATATCCATTTTAA
- a CDS encoding YihY/virulence factor BrkB family protein, giving the protein MLEQIQKYNLFKILKDSIMDFTSGESMNLAAATAFYTIFSLPALLLILLNIGATFLSQSEMKDEIMLQVEVMAGEESRATLEEVLGNYVASPQFGIAYIIAFLILAFSATTVFMSLQNAINHIWHIKAKPKKGILKYIINRLLGFLMVASIGMVMIASLILEAALVIISEYLTDFIGDINIQLFTIINFVVSQLVLVVIFALMFKILPDAKVRWKDTWLGAIITMVLFGIGKYLIGIYIANSDLDSTYGAAGSLAVLLVWIYYSLVIILFGGQLTYYLAEHVGGGVVPLPQAVKVELRELNAD; this is encoded by the coding sequence ATGTTAGAGCAAATTCAAAAGTATAACCTATTTAAAATTTTGAAGGACAGCATCATGGATTTCACCAGTGGGGAATCCATGAATTTGGCTGCAGCTACGGCTTTTTATACTATCTTCAGCTTACCCGCCCTATTGCTTATTTTGCTCAATATCGGGGCTACTTTTTTAAGCCAATCCGAAATGAAGGATGAGATAATGCTTCAGGTAGAAGTCATGGCAGGCGAAGAAAGCAGGGCTACCCTGGAAGAAGTGCTGGGAAATTATGTGGCAAGTCCACAATTTGGGATTGCTTACATCATTGCATTTTTGATTTTGGCATTCAGTGCCACCACCGTTTTTATGAGCCTTCAAAATGCCATCAACCATATCTGGCACATTAAAGCAAAACCAAAAAAGGGTATTTTAAAATACATCATCAACAGGCTTTTGGGTTTTCTTATGGTAGCTTCCATAGGAATGGTGATGATTGCGTCTTTGATTTTGGAAGCCGCTCTGGTCATCATCAGTGAATACCTTACCGACTTCATAGGGGATATCAATATCCAACTTTTTACCATAATAAACTTCGTTGTTAGCCAATTGGTATTGGTTGTGATTTTTGCCCTTATGTTCAAGATTTTACCAGATGCGAAGGTGAGGTGGAAAGACACCTGGCTCGGGGCCATTATAACGATGGTCCTCTTTGGGATTGGGAAGTATTTGATAGGTATCTATATAGCCAACAGTGACCTGGATTCCACCTATGGTGCTGCGGGTTCCCTCGCTGTTTTATTGGTTTGGATATATTATTCTCTGGTCATCATCCTTTTTGGTGGTCAATTGACCTATTATTTGGCAGAGCATGTAGGAGGTGGCGTAGTTCCTCTCCCGCAGGCTGTTAAAGTTGAGTTAAGAGAATTAAATGCTGATTGA
- a CDS encoding aldo/keto reductase, with protein sequence MKTLTFKNGDKMPIIGLGTWKSKPGEVYQAVLWAIEAGYRHIDCAAIYDNEKEVGNALEKAIKENLVKREELFITSKLWNSCHRLEDVQPALKKTLKDLKLDYLDLYLIHWPVSFKPGVGFAQTREEFYTYSDIPLSQTWEGMEHCLDAGLTRHIGVSNFNISKLTEIMNSASLAPEMNQVELHPFLPQNKLVNFCKDNGILLTAYSPLGSGDRSASIKKPDEPSLLENQVVKGIADKKGLTPAQVLIAYSIARDIAVIPKSVNRERIAQNLAAANVELTGDEMQALANIGISYRYVDGSFFTGAISPYRLSDLWEKE encoded by the coding sequence ATGAAGACCCTGACTTTTAAAAATGGAGATAAAATGCCCATCATTGGTTTAGGAACCTGGAAGTCCAAGCCAGGTGAAGTTTACCAGGCTGTTTTATGGGCTATTGAAGCAGGCTACAGGCATATAGATTGTGCTGCCATCTATGATAATGAAAAAGAGGTCGGTAATGCTTTAGAAAAGGCCATCAAAGAAAATCTTGTAAAAAGGGAGGAGCTTTTTATCACTTCCAAACTTTGGAACAGTTGTCACAGGCTGGAAGACGTCCAACCTGCATTAAAGAAAACCCTGAAAGATTTGAAATTGGATTACTTGGATCTTTACCTGATCCATTGGCCGGTAAGTTTCAAGCCTGGAGTAGGGTTCGCCCAGACCAGGGAGGAGTTTTATACTTACAGTGATATCCCGCTCTCTCAAACTTGGGAAGGTATGGAACATTGTCTCGATGCAGGACTTACACGACATATTGGTGTTTCCAATTTCAATATTTCCAAATTGACTGAAATAATGAATTCTGCTTCTTTGGCCCCCGAAATGAACCAAGTAGAACTGCATCCTTTTCTTCCACAAAATAAGCTTGTAAATTTCTGTAAGGATAATGGGATTTTGCTTACCGCATACTCACCTTTAGGCTCTGGAGATAGATCTGCTTCCATCAAAAAACCCGATGAGCCCAGCCTTTTGGAGAATCAGGTTGTCAAGGGCATAGCAGATAAGAAAGGGCTTACACCCGCCCAGGTTTTAATCGCCTATTCCATAGCCAGGGATATCGCGGTAATTCCTAAATCGGTGAACAGGGAGAGGATTGCCCAAAATCTGGCAGCAGCGAATGTTGAACTTACAGGGGATGAGATGCAAGCTCTTGCCAATATTGGTATCTCTTATAGATACGTGGATGGTTCTTTCTTTACAGGCGCCATCAGTCCTTATCGCTTAAGCGATTTATGGGAAAAAGAATAA
- a CDS encoding NAD-dependent epimerase/dehydratase family protein: MKKTVAIAGAGGYIGRWFIHHFRDKYKIIALSRREAVENSDPDVEWRKVELFSITSTIEALKGVDYAVYLIHSMSASTRLNQGSFEDTDLLLADNFARAASANRIKQIVYLGGILPKEVGIQKMSKHLKSRLEVEEALASQGIPVTSLRAGIIVGPGGSSFEMIHHLIDRLPVLICPKWTLSQTQAISLRDTLTIMDASIGNESLYHRAVEIGAPEVLTYKSMLEITAKVMDKKRWIFSVPVFSVGLSKLWVSYFGNTPAKLVSPLVESLKHTLTVSDNLRFRSKEIDYLNFEGSVQEALDPEKKLTDLPRFKREKGIRNTVRSIQRFPNTRHRSALWVANRYKVWLPTFFSFLINAKETSRGDIGFYLLGIKKPMLQLTWIPDRSDIKRQLFYITGGWLVKRFDYGWLEFREVLDGKYMISAIHEFVPRLPWLLYVNTQAKLHLWVMNRFKKYLEKYKSEV, from the coding sequence TTGAAAAAAACCGTTGCCATAGCAGGGGCCGGGGGCTATATCGGAAGATGGTTTATCCACCATTTCAGGGATAAGTACAAGATCATTGCACTCAGCAGGAGAGAGGCCGTAGAAAACTCAGATCCGGATGTGGAATGGAGAAAAGTGGAGCTTTTTTCCATCACCTCTACCATTGAAGCACTTAAGGGGGTGGATTATGCAGTATACTTGATCCACTCCATGAGTGCTTCAACCCGTCTTAACCAAGGTTCATTCGAAGATACAGACCTATTGTTGGCTGACAACTTTGCACGGGCAGCATCGGCCAATAGGATCAAACAGATTGTGTATTTGGGTGGAATTCTCCCTAAAGAAGTGGGAATTCAAAAGATGTCCAAACATTTAAAAAGTAGGTTAGAGGTTGAAGAAGCACTTGCTTCACAAGGCATACCTGTAACCAGTCTCAGAGCAGGAATCATTGTTGGTCCAGGAGGTTCTTCTTTTGAGATGATTCATCATTTGATTGACCGGCTTCCGGTTTTAATTTGTCCAAAATGGACCCTTTCCCAAACCCAGGCTATTTCTCTTAGAGATACTTTGACGATTATGGATGCCTCGATAGGAAATGAATCGCTCTATCACCGGGCTGTAGAGATAGGAGCTCCAGAAGTATTGACCTATAAAAGTATGCTCGAAATTACGGCCAAGGTTATGGATAAAAAGAGATGGATATTTTCTGTACCTGTTTTTTCAGTCGGTCTTTCAAAGCTTTGGGTAAGTTATTTTGGCAATACTCCTGCTAAATTGGTTTCTCCCTTGGTGGAAAGCTTGAAACATACCTTAACGGTCTCGGATAATCTACGGTTTAGATCAAAAGAAATTGATTACCTTAATTTTGAAGGAAGTGTTCAAGAAGCTTTGGACCCTGAAAAAAAACTGACCGATCTGCCGAGATTTAAGCGTGAAAAAGGAATCAGGAATACGGTAAGAAGTATTCAGCGCTTCCCCAATACCAGGCATCGCAGCGCACTTTGGGTAGCCAATAGATACAAAGTATGGTTACCTACATTTTTCAGCTTTTTGATCAATGCCAAAGAGACTTCCAGGGGAGATATAGGTTTTTACTTATTGGGTATAAAAAAGCCAATGTTACAACTCACCTGGATACCCGACCGTAGTGATATAAAAAGACAGCTGTTTTATATTACGGGTGGATGGCTTGTCAAGCGCTTTGACTATGGCTGGCTGGAATTCAGGGAGGTTTTGGACGGTAAATATATGATTTCTGCCATCCATGAATTTGTCCCAAGATTGCCTTGGCTTTTGTATGTCAATACCCAGGCTAAACTGCATCTCTGGGTAATGAACAGATTCAAGAAATACCTTGAAAAATATAAATCAGAGGTCTAA
- a CDS encoding protoporphyrinogen/coproporphyrinogen oxidase, which translates to MKNDQKIYIIGAGISGLIAAYELERAGFSPVILEASDKVGGRVRTDEYKGFLLDRGFQVLLTAYPEAQRYLDYQALNLKQFDPGAVILKPGNSFIIDDPLRQPSKFINMAFSPVGTLMDKIKIYQLTQKLKQKTEEEIFSEPSTTTIQFLRDFGFSEKIINNFFKPFFRGIFLENELSTSSRMFKFVFKMFSLGYAAVPENGMQAIPDQLKSKLTKSQIRFNTPVKKVEGRKIYLETGEELDSDAIIIATRPDKLMEQLQGQFKPSRKVVNLYYSLNHSFIAQPKIALVTDDQFLINNLVFMTDVSKAYSKNNKALLSVSIIKPVEIDEKLAKLVAIELSALTKINAEYFEHLQSYEIEEALPQVEDMGYSLPSGNTKIQDGVYLAGDYLLNGSINAAMTAGRKAAEAVILSFQPTH; encoded by the coding sequence ATGAAGAACGATCAGAAGATTTACATTATCGGAGCAGGCATCTCAGGCCTGATCGCAGCTTATGAACTCGAAAGGGCTGGTTTTAGTCCGGTTATATTGGAAGCATCAGATAAGGTGGGCGGAAGAGTAAGGACAGACGAGTACAAGGGATTTTTGTTGGACAGGGGATTCCAGGTTTTATTGACTGCTTATCCTGAAGCCCAGCGATATCTGGACTATCAGGCTTTGAATTTAAAGCAATTTGATCCAGGTGCCGTCATTCTTAAGCCGGGAAATTCATTTATCATCGATGACCCTTTAAGACAGCCCTCTAAATTTATCAACATGGCTTTTTCACCTGTTGGTACTTTGATGGACAAAATCAAAATTTATCAGCTTACCCAAAAACTCAAGCAAAAAACAGAGGAAGAGATTTTTTCCGAGCCTTCCACAACTACCATTCAGTTTTTACGCGATTTTGGGTTTTCGGAGAAAATAATCAACAATTTTTTCAAGCCGTTTTTTAGGGGAATCTTCCTGGAAAATGAATTGAGCACCTCTTCAAGGATGTTCAAATTTGTTTTTAAAATGTTTTCTCTGGGTTATGCAGCTGTCCCTGAGAATGGCATGCAGGCCATACCTGATCAGCTCAAAAGCAAATTGACCAAAAGTCAAATCAGGTTCAACACACCGGTTAAGAAAGTTGAAGGGAGAAAAATCTATTTGGAAACAGGGGAGGAGCTTGATTCAGATGCCATTATTATCGCTACACGGCCGGATAAATTGATGGAACAGCTTCAAGGTCAGTTTAAGCCTTCCCGCAAAGTGGTGAACCTATACTACTCCTTGAACCATTCTTTTATTGCTCAGCCGAAAATTGCCTTGGTGACCGATGACCAGTTTTTAATCAATAACCTGGTATTCATGACTGATGTAAGCAAGGCCTATTCCAAGAATAACAAGGCCCTCTTATCCGTTTCCATAATAAAACCAGTAGAGATAGATGAAAAACTTGCCAAATTGGTGGCTATCGAGCTTTCAGCATTGACTAAAATCAATGCGGAATATTTTGAACACCTGCAGAGCTATGAAATTGAGGAAGCCCTTCCTCAAGTTGAAGATATGGGATACAGTTTACCTTCAGGAAACACCAAAATTCAGGATGGGGTCTATCTGGCAGGAGATTATCTTTTGAATGGATCGATCAATGCCGCAATGACGGCCGGTCGCAAAGCAGCAGAGGCAGTCATTCTGAGTTTTCAACCCACTCATTGA